The following coding sequences are from one Sphingobium sp. Cam5-1 window:
- a CDS encoding DMT family transporter, with protein MAWLVLGIAIFTEICWALSLKWAATVGSWQASAVPIALSFLNMGLLALAMKGIPAGTAYAIWTGLGAVGVIIGGMILFGDRVAPVQAGFMALIVIGVMGTKLFAPT; from the coding sequence ATGGCGTGGCTTGTGCTTGGCATTGCTATATTCACTGAAATTTGCTGGGCGCTCAGCCTTAAATGGGCGGCGACCGTCGGCAGTTGGCAGGCGTCGGCCGTGCCGATCGCCTTGAGCTTCCTCAATATGGGCCTGTTGGCGCTCGCGATGAAGGGCATTCCTGCGGGAACCGCCTATGCGATCTGGACCGGCCTTGGCGCCGTCGGCGTCATCATCGGTGGCATGATCCTGTTCGGCGATCGCGTCGCCCCTGTACAGGCCGGTTTCATGGCGCTGATCGTCATCGGCGTCATGGGGACGAAGCTGTTCGCCCCCACCTGA
- the rlmB gene encoding 23S rRNA (guanosine(2251)-2'-O)-methyltransferase RlmB has protein sequence MKKGHRSAKPKGNFPRFYGRHAVIAALANPNRVVRKIWGTRDALNALDLPPVLPIVYADVADLGRMVPSDAPHQGIVAEVEPLDDVWLGDALEAGQDDKRPVLVLDQVTDPHNVGAILRSAAAFDALCIVTQDRHAPPESGVLARSASGALEIVPWVRVVNLARALDEIAEAGYWRIGLDGEADTTLGDAIGESRVALVLGAEGEGLRHNSMAHCDILAKLPISPRMESLNVSNAAAIALYAAASR, from the coding sequence ATGAAAAAAGGACATCGCAGCGCAAAGCCCAAGGGCAACTTCCCCCGCTTCTACGGGCGGCATGCCGTCATCGCAGCTCTCGCCAATCCGAACCGGGTGGTCCGGAAAATCTGGGGCACGCGCGACGCGCTCAATGCGCTGGACCTGCCGCCAGTGCTGCCCATCGTCTATGCCGATGTGGCGGACCTTGGCCGCATGGTGCCTTCGGACGCGCCGCACCAGGGCATCGTCGCGGAGGTTGAGCCGCTGGATGACGTATGGCTTGGCGACGCACTGGAAGCGGGTCAGGACGACAAGCGGCCCGTGCTGGTGCTCGATCAGGTGACCGATCCGCATAATGTGGGCGCGATCCTTCGGTCGGCGGCGGCGTTCGACGCGCTGTGCATCGTGACGCAGGACAGGCATGCGCCGCCTGAATCGGGCGTGCTGGCTCGCTCCGCGTCCGGCGCGCTGGAAATCGTGCCGTGGGTGCGCGTGGTGAACCTTGCGCGCGCGCTCGATGAGATTGCCGAGGCGGGATATTGGCGCATTGGCCTGGATGGTGAGGCCGATACGACATTGGGCGACGCTATAGGCGAATCGCGTGTTGCCTTGGTGCTGGGCGCGGAGGGTGAAGGGCTGCGCCACAACAGCATGGCCCATTGCGATATTTTGGCTAAACTGCCGATCAGCCCGCGCATGGAGAGCCTGAACGTCTCCAACGCGGCTGCGATCGCCCTGTACGCCGCCGCGAGCCGGTAA
- a CDS encoding 2Fe-2S iron-sulfur cluster-binding protein, with translation MPKLIVVNRAGEEQAVEGDSGLSVMEVIRDNGFDELLALCGGCCSCATCHVYVDPAFADKLPALSEDENDLLDSSDHRNESSRLSCQLVMNDDLDGLRVTIAPED, from the coding sequence ATGCCTAAACTGATAGTGGTCAACCGTGCGGGTGAAGAGCAGGCTGTCGAGGGCGACAGCGGCCTGTCCGTGATGGAAGTCATCCGTGACAACGGCTTTGACGAGCTTCTGGCGCTGTGCGGCGGTTGCTGCTCCTGCGCCACCTGCCATGTCTATGTCGATCCCGCCTTCGCGGACAAGTTGCCTGCACTGAGCGAAGACGAAAACGACCTGCTCGACAGTTCCGATCATCGCAATGAGAGCAGCCGCCTGTCGTGCCAGCTGGTGATGAACGACGATCTGGACGGCCTGCGCGTCACCATCGCGCCGGAAGACTGA
- a CDS encoding DNA-3-methyladenine glycosylase family protein: MVTTPEQLRESLDAIADLEPGFAAALARVGYPLPRVREPGYETLLRTIVGQQVSVASAAAVWRKLEAELGEGCAPEQLLSRDLDALRACGLSRQKQGYARSLAELVTSGQIDLHALPEDDEEAIALLTQIKGIGRWSAEIYLLFAEGRPDIWPAGDLAVQIEVGRILGLPERPSERETRALAERWRPHRGAAAIMAWHHYNTEVL; this comes from the coding sequence ATGGTCACCACCCCGGAACAGCTGCGCGAAAGCCTGGACGCGATCGCCGACCTCGAACCCGGTTTTGCCGCTGCGTTAGCGCGGGTCGGCTATCCCCTGCCGCGCGTGCGGGAGCCGGGCTACGAGACGCTGCTGCGCACCATCGTCGGTCAGCAGGTGAGCGTAGCGTCGGCCGCCGCCGTCTGGCGCAAGCTGGAGGCGGAACTGGGCGAGGGATGCGCGCCGGAACAGCTGCTCTCCCGCGATCTCGACGCGCTCCGCGCCTGCGGCCTGTCCCGTCAGAAGCAGGGCTATGCCCGGAGCCTCGCTGAACTGGTCACCAGCGGGCAGATTGACCTGCATGCCCTGCCAGAGGATGATGAGGAGGCGATTGCCCTCCTCACCCAGATCAAGGGCATCGGCCGCTGGTCAGCCGAAATCTATCTGCTGTTCGCCGAAGGTCGGCCCGACATCTGGCCTGCGGGCGACCTCGCCGTACAGATCGAGGTGGGCCGCATCCTTGGCCTGCCCGAACGACCCAGCGAGCGCGAGACGCGGGCGCTTGCCGAACGGTGGCGGCCCCATAGGGGCGCCGCCGCGATCATGGCCTGGCATCATTATAATACGGAGGTACTCTAA
- a CDS encoding DUF2188 domain-containing protein, translated as MSLPHARYIVLEHEGVWKINLDNRYYGPFATRDAAVENATETARKAGDGGYPASVLLMQGTTFDTLWTNQEDAASS; from the coding sequence ATGTCCCTGCCCCATGCCCGCTACATCGTCCTGGAACATGAGGGCGTCTGGAAGATCAATCTCGACAACCGCTATTATGGCCCCTTCGCCACCCGTGACGCCGCTGTCGAAAACGCGACCGAAACGGCGCGCAAGGCCGGGGATGGTGGCTACCCCGCCAGCGTCCTGCTGATGCAGGGAACCACGTTCGATACGCTCTGGACGAACCAGGAAGACGCTGCGTCTTCCTGA
- a CDS encoding response regulator, with protein MNKKVLIVEDEIFVALEIEQIVEDAGFAVSAIAADRESALMAANDCDIALVDLNLRDGPTGPGIGMELAARYGVRVIYVTANPAQIGVAAEAALGVITKPFRPHSIAETLRLAASEQRDLVTADIYGFTPFQPRPGSWNGMESTG; from the coding sequence ATGAATAAAAAGGTTCTAATCGTCGAGGACGAAATTTTCGTCGCACTGGAAATCGAGCAGATTGTGGAGGACGCGGGTTTCGCGGTCAGCGCCATTGCCGCCGACCGCGAAAGCGCCCTTATGGCCGCCAATGACTGCGATATCGCTTTGGTGGATTTGAACCTGCGCGACGGGCCTACCGGGCCGGGCATCGGCATGGAGCTTGCCGCCCGATATGGCGTTCGGGTGATCTATGTCACCGCCAATCCCGCGCAGATCGGTGTCGCGGCCGAAGCCGCGCTGGGCGTCATAACCAAGCCGTTTCGCCCGCACAGCATTGCCGAAACCCTTCGCCTCGCAGCGTCTGAACAAAGGGATTTGGTGACAGCCGATATTTACGGCTTCACGCCATTTCAGCCACGGCCCGGCTCATGGAACGGGATGGAATCCACAGGCTGA
- a CDS encoding sensor histidine kinase → MADGRGLETDRAAVLARYDLDAGGFQTLDQITDFASALCEAPIALVSIVEDERQRFLARTGLDAEETPRDVSFCAHAMQDGAIFVVPDASADPRFAANSLVTGPPHIRFYAGAPLLNGEGVPLGALCIIDDKPRGDLTLLQRQGLSLLARQVMMELEGRRRDQDIIAQQVKDAEAVAESDRLFRTLADTMPQMVWSTLPDGYHDYYNARWYEYTGAAEHSTDGDGWNGNFHPDDRERAWKCWRHSLKTGEPYEIEYRLLHHSGEYRWTLGRALPIRDDEGRITRWIGTCTEIHEQKLMMEEREIIAHELSHRIKNIFSVIAGLIGLSARQDPAIRAVADDLRDRIMALGRAHDFIRPHSAEGDEYLRHSRLRGILEQIFAPYRDAGESRIVFSGEDPAIDDRSATPIALLFHELATNAAKYGALSVPSGRVHIDVRHEDADICIEWREEGGPPVKPSSREGFGSRLMALSAERQLGGRMQRDWRPEGLVISLWIPSRSMSRAVAEMA, encoded by the coding sequence ATGGCTGACGGCAGGGGGCTGGAGACGGATCGCGCGGCCGTGCTTGCGCGCTATGATCTGGATGCCGGCGGCTTTCAGACGCTGGACCAGATAACCGACTTCGCCTCCGCGCTTTGCGAAGCGCCGATCGCTCTGGTCAGCATCGTCGAGGACGAACGCCAACGCTTCCTGGCTCGCACGGGACTGGATGCGGAAGAAACGCCGCGTGATGTCTCCTTCTGCGCCCATGCCATGCAGGATGGCGCGATCTTCGTCGTGCCGGACGCCAGTGCCGATCCGCGCTTCGCGGCGAATTCCCTGGTGACCGGCCCGCCGCATATCCGTTTCTATGCCGGGGCGCCCTTGCTCAATGGCGAAGGCGTGCCGCTGGGCGCCCTGTGCATCATCGATGACAAGCCGCGGGGCGACCTCACATTGCTTCAGCGTCAGGGCCTTTCCCTGCTCGCGCGCCAGGTGATGATGGAACTGGAAGGCCGCCGTCGCGATCAGGATATCATCGCCCAGCAGGTCAAGGATGCCGAGGCGGTGGCGGAAAGCGACCGGCTGTTCCGCACATTGGCCGACACCATGCCGCAAATGGTCTGGTCCACGCTGCCCGATGGCTATCATGATTATTATAACGCGCGCTGGTATGAATATACCGGCGCGGCCGAACATTCGACGGATGGCGACGGCTGGAACGGCAACTTTCACCCGGACGACCGCGAACGCGCATGGAAGTGCTGGCGTCATTCGCTGAAAACCGGCGAGCCTTATGAGATAGAATATAGGTTGCTCCATCACAGCGGTGAATATCGTTGGACGCTGGGCCGCGCTCTGCCGATCCGCGATGATGAAGGCCGCATTACGCGGTGGATCGGCACCTGCACGGAAATTCACGAGCAGAAGCTGATGATGGAGGAGCGCGAGATTATCGCGCACGAACTGTCACACCGGATCAAGAATATCTTTTCGGTGATCGCGGGGCTGATCGGGCTATCGGCGCGTCAGGACCCGGCGATCCGCGCGGTGGCGGATGATTTGCGCGACCGGATCATGGCGCTGGGGCGCGCGCATGACTTCATCCGCCCGCACAGCGCGGAGGGCGACGAATATCTGCGGCACAGTCGCCTGCGCGGTATATTGGAGCAAATCTTCGCGCCCTACAGGGATGCGGGGGAAAGCCGCATCGTATTTTCCGGCGAAGATCCCGCGATCGATGACCGATCGGCCACGCCGATCGCGCTGCTTTTCCATGAACTGGCGACCAATGCGGCCAAATATGGCGCGCTTTCGGTGCCTTCAGGGCGTGTCCATATCGACGTCCGGCATGAGGACGCGGACATCTGCATCGAATGGCGGGAAGAAGGCGGCCCGCCGGTAAAGCCGTCGAGCCGGGAAGGCTTTGGCAGCCGCCTCATGGCGCTCAGTGCCGAACGGCAATTGGGTGGAAGGATGCAACGCGACTGGCGGCCCGAAGGGCTGGTGATCAGCCTGTGGATTCCATCCCGTTCCATGAGCCGGGCCGTGGCTGAAATGGCGTGA
- the murA gene encoding UDP-N-acetylglucosamine 1-carboxyvinyltransferase: MDRIQIRGGKKLSGRLPISGAKNAALTLLPCALLTDEPVTLRNLPRLADVDSFGHLLNQLGVSTMIEGARPEDFGRVMTMRAGRVTSTEAPYDIVRKMRASILVLGPLLARAGEARVSLPGGCAIGNRPIDLHLKALEAFGAVIEINAGYVRASLPDGGLPGGIYTFPVVSVGATENALMAAVLAKGTCVLENAAREPEIVDLCKLLIAMGADIEGVGTDKLIIHGRDRLHGATYSVMPDRIEAGSYACAAAITGGSLELAGACADDMHAILAALRDAGVQVDELKDGIRVSADGKLKPLTLSTAPFPAFPTDMQAQFMAMLTKADGASVLTETIFENRYMHVPELARMGADIGVNGRTAVVRGVDRLVGAPVMATDLRASMSLILAGLAAEGETQVNRVYHLDRGYERLEEKLSAVGADIERVSDG, translated from the coding sequence ATGGACCGCATTCAAATACGCGGCGGCAAAAAGCTCAGCGGCCGCCTTCCCATCTCCGGCGCCAAGAACGCCGCGCTGACCCTGCTGCCTTGCGCGCTGCTCACGGATGAGCCGGTCACGTTGCGCAACCTGCCGCGTCTGGCGGACGTCGACAGCTTTGGTCACCTGCTGAACCAGCTAGGCGTATCCACCATGATCGAAGGCGCGCGGCCGGAAGATTTCGGGCGCGTGATGACGATGCGCGCGGGACGGGTCACATCGACCGAGGCGCCCTATGACATCGTGCGCAAGATGCGGGCGTCGATCCTGGTGCTCGGCCCCTTGCTCGCCCGCGCGGGTGAAGCGCGGGTTTCGCTGCCCGGCGGCTGCGCCATCGGCAACCGGCCGATTGACCTGCACCTGAAGGCGCTGGAGGCGTTTGGCGCGGTGATAGAGATCAACGCGGGCTATGTGCGCGCCTCCTTGCCCGATGGTGGGTTGCCGGGAGGCATCTACACATTCCCAGTGGTGTCTGTGGGCGCCACGGAAAATGCCCTGATGGCCGCCGTCCTCGCAAAGGGCACCTGCGTGCTGGAAAATGCCGCGCGTGAACCGGAAATTGTCGATCTGTGCAAATTGCTCATCGCGATGGGCGCGGATATCGAAGGCGTTGGGACCGACAAGCTGATCATCCACGGTCGCGACCGGCTGCATGGCGCTACCTACAGCGTCATGCCCGACCGGATCGAGGCAGGCAGCTACGCATGCGCGGCGGCGATCACCGGCGGCTCGCTGGAACTGGCGGGTGCCTGCGCCGATGACATGCACGCCATTCTCGCCGCACTTCGCGATGCGGGTGTTCAGGTCGATGAGCTGAAGGACGGCATCAGAGTGTCGGCGGACGGCAAGCTGAAGCCGCTGACATTGTCTACCGCGCCCTTCCCGGCATTCCCGACGGACATGCAGGCGCAGTTCATGGCCATGTTGACCAAGGCCGACGGCGCATCAGTGTTGACCGAAACCATCTTCGAAAACCGCTACATGCATGTGCCCGAACTGGCGCGCATGGGGGCGGACATCGGGGTTAACGGCCGCACCGCAGTCGTGCGGGGCGTCGACCGTCTGGTGGGCGCGCCCGTGATGGCGACCGATCTGCGCGCGTCGATGAGCCTTATTCTCGCCGGGCTTGCCGCCGAAGGGGAGACGCAGGTCAATCGCGTCTACCATCTTGATCGGGGCTATGAGCGGCTGGAAGAAAAATTGTCGGCCGTGGGCGCGGATATCGAACGGGTCAGCGATGGCTGA
- a CDS encoding Crp/Fnr family transcriptional regulator — MPLSDEERNALTRLEENPRKIKRGAMIQRVNDTVTELFVLREGRVMSFVILPDGSRQILRVYFPGDFIGSASTIYNKAPESLVALSDAIVCPFDKHALRRLLEEYPRVAALLFLLSSSEKVALTDRLASLGRTSAKARVASFLLDIFDRLRVTDDGVTDSFDLKLTQEEIGDAIGLTSVHVNRMVRQMEQEGLISRANGRITLLNMARLEEIGHYTNRHKDMDLDWIPGLS; from the coding sequence GTGCCCTTGTCCGACGAGGAGAGGAACGCGCTGACCAGGCTGGAGGAAAATCCGCGTAAGATAAAGCGCGGAGCCATGATCCAGCGCGTCAATGATACCGTGACCGAATTGTTCGTGTTGCGTGAAGGGCGGGTGATGAGCTTCGTCATCCTGCCCGATGGTAGCCGCCAGATTTTGCGCGTCTATTTCCCTGGTGACTTCATTGGTTCCGCCAGCACGATCTACAACAAGGCGCCCGAATCGCTCGTCGCGCTGTCCGACGCCATTGTCTGCCCGTTCGACAAGCATGCCTTGCGCCGGTTGCTGGAGGAATATCCCAGGGTCGCGGCGCTATTGTTTCTGCTGTCCAGTTCGGAAAAGGTCGCCCTCACCGATCGGCTCGCATCGTTGGGGCGCACGTCGGCCAAGGCGCGCGTCGCATCCTTCCTGCTCGACATTTTCGATCGGCTGCGCGTCACGGATGACGGCGTTACCGACAGTTTCGACCTGAAGCTGACGCAGGAGGAAATCGGCGACGCCATCGGGCTGACGTCGGTCCATGTGAACCGCATGGTGCGGCAAATGGAGCAGGAAGGGCTGATCAGCCGGGCGAACGGTCGCATCACCTTGCTGAACATGGCGAGGCTGGAAGAGATTGGCCATTATACCAATCGGCACAAGGATATGGATCTGGACTGGATTCCCGGCCTTAGCTGA
- a CDS encoding HNH endonuclease — MYHPDLIRHPENCPALVLNADYTPLSYYPLSLWPWQTAIKAVFLERVDIVASYEREVHSPSLQMKIPSVIALKQYVRPSEHPAFTRFNLFLRDRFTCQYCGSPSDLTFDHVVPRRAGGRTTWENVATACSPCNLRKGGRTPKEAGMRLHVTPIRPTSWQLQEHGRAFPPNYLHESWRDWLYWDVELLA; from the coding sequence ATGTACCATCCCGACCTGATACGACATCCGGAAAACTGTCCGGCGCTGGTCCTGAACGCGGACTATACGCCGTTAAGCTATTATCCGCTCAGCCTTTGGCCCTGGCAAACCGCTATCAAGGCGGTTTTTTTGGAACGGGTGGACATCGTCGCCAGCTATGAGCGGGAGGTGCACAGCCCCAGCTTGCAGATGAAGATCCCCTCCGTGATCGCGCTCAAACAATATGTGAGGCCATCGGAACATCCCGCCTTCACCCGGTTCAACCTGTTCCTGCGCGACCGCTTCACCTGCCAATATTGCGGGTCGCCCAGTGACCTGACCTTCGACCATGTCGTCCCCCGTCGCGCGGGTGGACGGACGACCTGGGAGAATGTGGCCACGGCATGCTCGCCCTGCAATCTGCGAAAGGGCGGGCGCACGCCGAAGGAAGCGGGCATGCGCCTGCATGTCACGCCGATCCGGCCGACAAGCTGGCAGTTGCAGGAACATGGCCGCGCCTTTCCGCCCAACTATCTGCATGAAAGCTGGCGCGACTGGCTGTACTGGGATGTCGAACTGCTGGCCTGA
- the gluQRS gene encoding tRNA glutamyl-Q(34) synthetase GluQRS, translating to MIQSSPPQHVVTRFAPSPTGRLHIGHGWSALLAMDFARANGGSFHLRIEDIDGTRSRPEHVAGIVEDLNWLGVAWDGEIAFQSDRLDHYEAALERLRQMDLLYPCFCTRADIAASTSAPHGPEGPVYPGTCRALPPSERERRIAAGEPHAWRLDMAKAVAAARELYWKSASLPTSALPLREQMIEARPQPAGDVVLARKDAPASYHLSCTLDDAAMGVTHVLRGEDLFAATHVHRLLQALLDLPTPVYCHHPLLVGADGKRLAKRDGSIALADLRAQGVDPAALAADLRGARFPVGISLAKS from the coding sequence ATGATCCAATCCTCACCGCCACAGCATGTGGTAACGCGCTTCGCTCCCAGCCCAACCGGCAGGCTGCATATCGGCCATGGCTGGTCGGCATTGCTGGCCATGGATTTTGCCCGCGCCAATGGCGGCTCGTTTCACCTCCGCATCGAGGATATCGACGGCACCCGCAGCCGCCCCGAGCATGTCGCAGGCATCGTGGAGGACCTCAACTGGTTGGGGGTGGCGTGGGATGGTGAGATCGCTTTTCAGTCCGACCGGCTTGATCATTATGAAGCCGCGCTGGAAAGGTTGCGGCAGATGGACCTTCTCTACCCCTGCTTTTGCACCCGCGCCGACATCGCGGCCAGCACCAGCGCGCCGCACGGGCCAGAGGGGCCTGTTTATCCGGGCACCTGTCGCGCATTGCCTCCGTCCGAGCGCGAACGGCGGATCGCGGCGGGCGAACCCCATGCATGGCGATTGGATATGGCGAAGGCGGTTGCGGCCGCGAGGGAACTGTATTGGAAGTCTGCGTCCCTCCCCACCTCCGCGCTGCCCCTTCGGGAACAAATGATAGAAGCAAGGCCTCAGCCCGCAGGCGATGTCGTCCTCGCCCGCAAGGATGCACCCGCAAGCTACCATCTTTCCTGCACCCTCGATGATGCCGCGATGGGCGTGACCCATGTGCTGCGCGGGGAAGACCTGTTTGCCGCGACGCACGTGCATCGGCTGCTTCAGGCGCTGCTCGACTTGCCGACGCCCGTCTATTGTCACCATCCGCTGCTCGTCGGCGCGGACGGCAAGCGTCTTGCCAAGCGTGATGGTTCGATCGCCCTTGCGGACCTGCGCGCGCAGGGCGTCGATCCCGCCGCCCTAGCCGCCGATCTGCGCGGGGCGCGCTTTCCGGTTGGCATTTCACTGGCGAAGTCATAG
- a CDS encoding twin transmembrane helix small protein codes for MNTVLVIALILAMAATLFALIRGIIAFLQTTKEQLNAPEGTPSPSSLKQNKMMMNRILFQAAAVIIVAILLLMKGNG; via the coding sequence ATGAATACCGTTCTCGTCATCGCCCTCATCCTTGCCATGGCCGCGACGCTCTTTGCGTTGATCCGGGGCATCATCGCCTTTCTTCAGACAACGAAGGAGCAGCTGAACGCGCCGGAGGGCACGCCCAGCCCTTCCAGCCTCAAGCAGAACAAGATGATGATGAACCGCATCCTGTTTCAGGCAGCGGCTGTCATCATCGTCGCCATCCTGTTGCTGATGAAGGGCAACGGCTGA
- a CDS encoding cob(I)yrinic acid a,c-diamide adenosyltransferase, which produces MVKLNKIYTRTGDAGTTGLVDGSRLPKHAPRMQAVGDVDEANSAIGLAILAIGERPEAEWLTTIQNDLFDLGADLATPVPDGQDVPWALRIIATQVKRLEDQIDAMNADLQPLDSFILPGGSPAAAAVHLARAITRRAERSATAAATEVALNPQALAYLNRLSDLLFVLARRLNGNGADDIKWVPGASR; this is translated from the coding sequence ATGGTGAAGCTCAACAAGATATACACCCGCACCGGCGACGCGGGCACGACCGGCCTTGTGGACGGATCGCGCCTGCCCAAACATGCGCCGCGCATGCAGGCGGTCGGCGATGTCGATGAAGCGAACAGCGCGATCGGCCTTGCCATCCTGGCCATTGGCGAACGGCCCGAAGCAGAATGGCTGACGACGATCCAGAATGATCTGTTCGATCTGGGCGCAGACCTCGCGACCCCCGTGCCGGATGGGCAGGACGTGCCCTGGGCGCTGCGGATCATCGCTACGCAGGTCAAGCGGCTGGAAGATCAGATCGATGCCATGAACGCCGATTTGCAACCGCTGGACAGCTTCATCCTGCCCGGCGGGTCGCCAGCCGCAGCCGCCGTCCATCTCGCCCGCGCCATCACGCGCCGGGCCGAACGCAGCGCTACGGCGGCTGCGACGGAAGTTGCGCTCAACCCTCAGGCGCTCGCCTATCTCAATCGGCTGTCCGACCTGCTCTTCGTCCTTGCCCGACGCCTGAATGGTAATGGCGCAGAC